A genome region from Panicum virgatum strain AP13 chromosome 4K, P.virgatum_v5, whole genome shotgun sequence includes the following:
- the LOC120703417 gene encoding uncharacterized protein LOC120703417 yields MFRGTSPVGGPYLGMVPGPQIPAYTGFYPDASAGPSSSSFRPGFVSSTFILDNEGFTLDELDSLTPDDPVAHGDLDVLGYSQLGGAPLGISQQQTLQPLLRPERQVRSPDRHTYSEGHVCAQQRAKRVRRPRGG; encoded by the exons atgtttagagggacatcaccagttggcggaccgtatctaggaatggtaccggggccacagataccggcctacacag gattctaccccgatgcgagcgccggaccttcttcttcctcctttcgacctg ggtttgtttcgagtacgttcATTCTAGATAACGAGGGtttcaccttagacgaactcgacagcCTGACTCCAGATGATCCTGTCGCTCACGGTGACctcgatgtcttggggtattcacagctaggaggagcaccacttgggatctctcagcagcagacactgcagccccttttgcgtcctgagcgacaggtgaggtctccggatcgtcacacatactccgagggccatgtctgtgcccagcagagggctaagagggtccgacgccctaggggtggttag